In Nocardia sp. NBC_01327, the genomic stretch CCGGCACGGTGGTTGCTATCGGATCGCCGGCCAGCGCCTTGCCCAGCAGGGCCAGATCCCAGACATGCGTGCCCTTGTCCACCTGCAGGGACTTCGTGGTGCCCTGCAGCAGCGGCCACACCCGGAACGGGTTGATCAGCGTGGTCGGACTCGCTGCCTTCTTCAGCAGCGCGTTCAGGAATTTCCGCTGGTTGAGCATGCGATTGAGATCGGAGAGGGCGGTCGCGCGGCTGCGCACGAATCCGAGCGCCTCGCTGCCGTTGAGCTTCTGGCAGCCCGCGGGCAGGTCCACCCCGGCGAGCGGATCCTTCATGGGCTGGTCCAGGCACATATCGATACCGCCGACCGCATCCACGATGCTCGCGAATCCGCCGAAGCCGACCTCCGCGTAGTGGTCGATGTGCACGCCGGTTGCGCCCTCCACGGTCTGCACCAGCAGCTGCGCGCCGCCGAAGGCGAAGGACGCGTTGAGCTTGTCCTTCCCGTGGCCCGGAATGCTCACATAGGAGTCGCGCGGCAGGCTGACCAGCGTCGGCCGCCCGGATTTGGGCATATGCATGAGCAGGATGGTGTCGGTGCGCGCACTGCCGACGTCGCCGCCGGTGGCCAGGGCCTGCTCCTGCTCCGGGGTGAGCCCGGTGCGGCTGTCGGAGCCCACCAGAAGCCAATTCGTCCCGGGCGTGTCGCCGATCCGGCCGGAGTAGTCGGCCAGCGCGTCGGTCCGGTTCAGGTTCTGCTCGACGTAGACCGCCGCGGCGATCGGCAGGAGCAGCAGAATCACCAGCAGCGCGAGAATCCAGCGGAACCAGTGCCGTTTGCGTTTCGTCTTGGGCCCGCGCGGCGGACGGTCGCCGCCACCACCGCGTTTGGTCGGCAGTGCGGGCGGCGGCGGTGTCGGCGGTTTCTCGCGGAAGGGCACCGGCTGCTGGGTCGGCGCATGGGACATGGGCGCGGCGGCGCCGTACCGATCGCGTTGCGGCGGAACCGGATTGCGCGGCGGCGCTCCCGGACCGCGTGGCGGTCCGCCGGGATTACGCGTCGGCGGCAGCTGATTCCGTTGCGGCGGAGGCTGATTACGCGGCGGCTGGCCCGGATTGCGCGGGGGCGGCGGGTTGCGGGGGTTGTTCACGATCGGTGGCGCCTCCGACCACGCCAGCGGCGGGCCGGGTTCGTTGCGCCGAATGACCCGGGTGGGGTCCACACCGGGCCGTGGTGGCCCCTGGTGGGGGCGCTCGAGGTCATCGCCGTTCATCATCGAAAGACTACTGATCCAACCCGTCTCAGGGTTCATCTCGATCGCATTACGGCAGCCAGGAGAGGTGTCCACGCAGCAGTGAGTACCCGAGATAGGCGATCGTATCGATGAGCGCGTGCGCCAGCAGCAGTGGCCAGAGCCGGTTCGTGCGCTGCCAGTAGCGCCCGAATACGAGTCCCATCACCAGGTTCCCGATCCCGCCGCCGATGCCCTGGTAGAGGTGATAGCTGCCGCGCAGCAGCGCCGAAGCCACCAGCGACCGATCCTCGGACCAGCCCAGCGCCCGCAATCGAGTGATTAGATACGCGACCACCAGTACCTCTTCGGCGGCCGAATTGGCCCACGCCGACAGCACCAGCACCGGTAGCCGCCACCAGTGATCCAGTGATCCGGGCACGATGGTGACACTCATCCCGAGGGCGTGCGCCACCAGATACAGGCAGAGCCCCGGTATTCCGATCACCGCCGCCAGGACCAGCCCCGGCAGCACGTCCGGTCGCCAGTGCAGCCGCGCCAGGCCGATCAGCTTCGGTCCGATTCCGCTGCGCCACAACAGGTAGAGCCCCAGCGCCGCCCACCCGAGTAGTCGGGCCACGCTCAGCAGTTGGAACAGCAGGTCGATGGTCGACTGCGCCGCCCGCGACGGATTCAGGGCCACCGTCTGCCCGCCCACCCCGCCGGGTGAGAGCGCACTCTCCAGCAGCGACAGGGCCGCGCTGGCTCCGCTCAATCCGAATGTGATGACCAGCACCACCGCGATCTCCAGCCGGATCGCCCGCCGCTCCTGTTCGGAATTGACGGGTGCGGGCCAGTGCGGGTCGGACTCGGCAGCCGAATTCATGGACGCCAATCTATGTGCGCCGGCCGCACTTTGATCAGATGCGGTGAATGCCCTGTTCAAACGGGTTGCCCGCCAATGCCTGTACCGCGCGGCTGAGCGATTCGACATCGTGCGCGGGCGTGGCGAAGGGGACGCGGATATCGTGATCGGCCTCGACGGCTTCGACGCGCAGGGTGACGCCGTAGCGGTCGATGGCGAGCGGGTGGATGAGCGCCCCGCGCCGCAGGTGGGCGGGGAGATGCCGGGCCAGGCGGTCGATGACATCGGCGTGGTCGGCGTGCAGGTGCTGCAGCCAGGCGCCCTCCATGGCGCAGAACGGATCGGGCTGGGCCTGCCGGAGTTGTTCTCGGGACACCGAATCCGCGCCGGAGGTGTCGGCGACGACCGCGGAGTCCACGACCAGGCGCAGCAGGGTCGCGGTGTAGCCGATATCGAGCAGGGCGGGGTGCGGATGGTCCTCGGCGACGGCGGAGGCGAGGGCACGCTGGGTATTGCCCGGTACGGCATGCACCCACCCGCGCAGCCACACCAGCGAGCGCACGGGTTCGCGCAGCGGTAGCGGGGCGTGGTCGGTGAGTTCCAGGACGGCGGGCGAGCCGGTGGTGCCGCAGCCGCCGACCAGCAGGGCGGCGACCGAGCTGGACGGCACCGCGAGCACGGTGTCCCCGCACTGCCGCAGCAGGTGCACCGAGGTGGGGACGGGGTCGAGGCCGGGCAGGGCCAGCATGGCGCTCTCGGCGTGGGCGCACGCGCTGTGCACGCGTTCGGCGGTTTCGGGCGCGACGACCGGTGCCGTATGTGGCATGCCAACCTCCAAATGAATTAGGTAAACCTAAGCTAAGTCAGAGTGTGATCTTGCGCAAGCCATTGACTCGCTACGGTTGACCCGTGCCGCACGATTCCGCCCCCGCCTCCGAACCGGTCCTCATGCAACTGAGCGTCCCGGTCAAACCCGGCGTCCAGGGCATTACCGACGGTCTCGTCCGTGCGATCACCGCCGATCCGAGCCCCGCCGAAATCCTGGATCTCACCGCGGACGACGAGACCGTGTCCGAATTCCTCGTCCGAATCGCCCACAGCGATACGGGTTTCGTCGCCCGCACCGACTCCGGCGACCGCGCCGTCGCGCTCATCGCCGCGACGGTGGCCGCCCTCATCGGCGACGACATCCGCGCCGCCCTGGCCGAACCCGACATCGCCTTCCTGACCGGCCTGAAACCACCAGCCGTGGAAGCCCTCCGCACCGTCCTGCTCGCCATCGAGACCAGCGACCCGGACGGCGTCACGAGCGCGCTCGCGGCGCTGACCCGCTGATCCGCGCTCGCCGCCGCCGCCCGGTCGTGTCACCGCGCCCGCCGGTGAATCGTGTGAGGAGCCGGTAAGGAGTGATTCAAAGTAGGGGGTTGCTCGGCGCACGCAAGTAAGGTCGTAGCCGTGCCGCGTATCGCCTATTTCGGGCCGTCGGGAACCTTCACCGAGATGGCCCTCGCAAAACTCGAGTCCACCGGAGCCTTCCGTGGGCCGGTCGAGCGTGTCCCCGCGCCGAGTCAGGGCGCGACCATCGAACTGGTGCGGGCCGGGCAGGCCGAGGGCGCCGTGGTGCCGATCGAGAGTTCGGTGGAGGGATCGATCGCGCCGACGCTGGACGCGCTGGCGCTCGGGCCGCGGCTGCAGATCATCGCCGAGACCGAATTGGATGTGGCCTTCACGATTGTCGGGCGCCCCGGCATCGAACTGGCGGACGTGCGCAGCATGGCGGCCTATCCGGTCGCGGCCGCCCAGGTGCGAATGTGGTTGGCGCACCGGCTGCCCGCAGTGGAGATGTACACCTCGGCGTCGAATGCCGCCGCGGCGGAGGATGTCGCGGCCGGGCACGCCGATGCCGCCGTCTCGACGGCGCTGGCGGGGGAGCGGATGGGGCTTTCCGTCCTGGCTTCCGGTGTGGCCGACCACGATCAGGCGGTGACGCGTTTCGTCCTGGTCGCGCCGCCGCAGCCCGCGCCGCCGCGCACCGGTGCGGATCGGACGTCGTTCGTGCTGGAGCTGGTCAACGAGCCCGGTTCGCTCATGCGGGCCTTCGCCGAATTCGCCACCCGCGGCATCGATCTCACGCGTATCGAATCGCGGCCCACCCGCACGGGTATGGGCACCTATCGTTTTTATCTGGACTGTGTCGGCCATATCGACGACACCGCGGTGGCCGAGGCGCTGAAAGCGTTGCACCGCACCGCCGCCCGGATCCGCTTCCTCGGATCCTGGCCGGCGACATCGGCGATCGGCACTCCGCCGCCCGCCGACGAACCCGCGGCGGCCTGGCTGGCCGATCTGAAGAAAGGGGTGGCCGACCTGTGACCGGCAAATTGATTCTGGTGCGGCACGGGGAGACCGAAGGCAATGTCGCCAAGCTGCTCGACACCCAGCTGCCGGGACTGCCGCTGACCGAACGCGGTGTGGCGCAGGCGAAAACCTTCGGCGCCACACTGATAACCCCGCCGCAGCGACTGTTCTGCTCGGAGGCCCTGCGCGCCCGCCAGACCGGCGGGTATATCGAGGCCGCCACCGGCACGCCGCTCGAGGTGCTGGAGGGTCTGCAGGAGGTGCAGGTGGGTGAGCTGGAGGGCCTGAACACCCAGGCCGCGCACGAACAGTTCCAGGATGTCT encodes the following:
- a CDS encoding DUF2470 domain-containing protein; translated protein: MPHTAPVVAPETAERVHSACAHAESAMLALPGLDPVPTSVHLLRQCGDTVLAVPSSSVAALLVGGCGTTGSPAVLELTDHAPLPLREPVRSLVWLRGWVHAVPGNTQRALASAVAEDHPHPALLDIGYTATLLRLVVDSAVVADTSGADSVSREQLRQAQPDPFCAMEGAWLQHLHADHADVIDRLARHLPAHLRRGALIHPLAIDRYGVTLRVEAVEADHDIRVPFATPAHDVESLSRAVQALAGNPFEQGIHRI
- a CDS encoding LCP family protein, with translation MNGDDLERPHQGPPRPGVDPTRVIRRNEPGPPLAWSEAPPIVNNPRNPPPPRNPGQPPRNQPPPQRNQLPPTRNPGGPPRGPGAPPRNPVPPQRDRYGAAAPMSHAPTQQPVPFREKPPTPPPPALPTKRGGGGDRPPRGPKTKRKRHWFRWILALLVILLLLPIAAAVYVEQNLNRTDALADYSGRIGDTPGTNWLLVGSDSRTGLTPEQEQALATGGDVGSARTDTILLMHMPKSGRPTLVSLPRDSYVSIPGHGKDKLNASFAFGGAQLLVQTVEGATGVHIDHYAEVGFGGFASIVDAVGGIDMCLDQPMKDPLAGVDLPAGCQKLNGSEALGFVRSRATALSDLNRMLNQRKFLNALLKKAASPTTLINPFRVWPLLQGTTKSLQVDKGTHVWDLALLGKALAGDPIATTVPVGGFEDVDGSGNVLLWDKTRASQFFEALASDKPIPADLVTTTGN
- a CDS encoding CPBP family intramembrane glutamic endopeptidase; translation: MNSAAESDPHWPAPVNSEQERRAIRLEIAVVLVITFGLSGASAALSLLESALSPGGVGGQTVALNPSRAAQSTIDLLFQLLSVARLLGWAALGLYLLWRSGIGPKLIGLARLHWRPDVLPGLVLAAVIGIPGLCLYLVAHALGMSVTIVPGSLDHWWRLPVLVLSAWANSAAEEVLVVAYLITRLRALGWSEDRSLVASALLRGSYHLYQGIGGGIGNLVMGLVFGRYWQRTNRLWPLLLAHALIDTIAYLGYSLLRGHLSWLP
- the pheA gene encoding prephenate dehydratase; its protein translation is MPRIAYFGPSGTFTEMALAKLESTGAFRGPVERVPAPSQGATIELVRAGQAEGAVVPIESSVEGSIAPTLDALALGPRLQIIAETELDVAFTIVGRPGIELADVRSMAAYPVAAAQVRMWLAHRLPAVEMYTSASNAAAAEDVAAGHADAAVSTALAGERMGLSVLASGVADHDQAVTRFVLVAPPQPAPPRTGADRTSFVLELVNEPGSLMRAFAEFATRGIDLTRIESRPTRTGMGTYRFYLDCVGHIDDTAVAEALKALHRTAARIRFLGSWPATSAIGTPPPADEPAAAWLADLKKGVADL